One region of Priestia megaterium genomic DNA includes:
- the coaBC gene encoding bifunctional phosphopantothenoylcysteine decarboxylase/phosphopantothenate--cysteine ligase CoaBC, with amino-acid sequence MMKGKRILLCVSGGIAVYKAVALTSKLVQAGAEVKVMMTASAREFVTPLTFQALSRNPVYTDTFDEKDPSVIAHIDLADWPDLILVAPATANMIGKIANGLADDMISTTLLASTAPVWIAPAMNVHMYDHPAVKKNMSTLSSFGYSFVEPGEGYLACGYVGKGRLEEPETIVSLIGSYFSKVSDTQKIFDGINVLVTAGPTVERVDPVRFFTNRSTGKMGYALAEQAAKLGASVTLVTGPTNLEYPKGVQVVQIESAQQMLEAVMQRYHEADVVIKSAAVADYRPKYVFDQKMKKQPGEAVLELERTTDILRTLGERKEHQLLVGFAAETEQVDEYAQKKLASKNLDMIVANNVTTEGAGFGTDTNIVTLYKRSGESKELPILSKHDVATEVLKEVKEMLEGLRK; translated from the coding sequence ATGATGAAGGGAAAACGAATTTTATTATGTGTTAGCGGCGGAATCGCCGTATATAAAGCCGTAGCTTTAACAAGTAAATTAGTACAAGCAGGAGCGGAAGTTAAAGTAATGATGACTGCTTCAGCACGCGAGTTCGTAACGCCGCTTACGTTTCAAGCTCTGTCTCGAAACCCAGTTTATACAGATACGTTTGATGAAAAAGATCCATCTGTGATTGCACATATTGATTTAGCCGATTGGCCCGATTTAATTTTAGTGGCTCCTGCTACGGCTAATATGATAGGGAAAATAGCAAATGGTCTTGCAGATGATATGATTTCCACAACGCTGCTGGCTTCTACTGCACCTGTGTGGATTGCGCCTGCAATGAATGTTCATATGTACGATCATCCCGCTGTTAAAAAAAATATGAGCACTCTTTCATCATTTGGTTACTCTTTTGTAGAACCAGGAGAAGGGTATTTGGCATGCGGTTATGTAGGAAAAGGTCGTCTTGAAGAGCCAGAAACAATTGTTTCACTAATCGGCTCTTATTTTTCCAAAGTATCAGATACACAAAAAATCTTTGACGGTATCAATGTATTGGTTACAGCAGGACCTACGGTAGAACGCGTTGATCCCGTCCGATTTTTCACCAATCGCTCTACTGGGAAAATGGGCTATGCTCTTGCAGAACAAGCTGCTAAGTTAGGTGCATCGGTAACACTTGTAACGGGACCGACGAATTTAGAGTATCCAAAAGGGGTGCAGGTTGTTCAAATTGAAAGTGCGCAGCAGATGCTTGAAGCTGTTATGCAGCGCTATCATGAAGCAGATGTTGTCATTAAATCAGCCGCAGTGGCAGATTACCGACCAAAGTATGTGTTTGATCAAAAGATGAAAAAGCAGCCTGGTGAAGCAGTATTAGAGCTAGAGAGAACAACAGATATTTTACGCACGCTTGGAGAGCGAAAAGAACACCAGCTTTTAGTCGGCTTTGCAGCAGAAACAGAACAAGTGGATGAATATGCACAAAAGAAACTTGCATCTAAAAACTTGGATATGATTGTAGCCAATAACGTGACGACAGAAGGAGCAGGTTTTGGGACGGACACAAATATTGTGACGCTCTATAAGCGAAGCGGAGAGTCTAAAGAACTTCCCATTCTTTCAAAACACGATGTAGCTACCGAGGTGTTAAAAGAAGTGAAGGAAATGTTAGAAGGGCTGAGAAAATGA
- a CDS encoding YicC/YloC family endoribonuclease: MIKSMTGFGRGKAEVENRSVTVEMKSVNHRFCEIVIRMPRQLIEIEDKIKKIVQTYIKRGRVEVFVTISGEEMAKKKLQTDWQLLDEYMNALQQVKEKHGLSQSVQIQDILHMPEVMTTYEEEADQTSIHGAIFEAVEAAVHQLVDMRKREGSELYHDLMGYLQDIQDIREKITQLAPEVAEQYRERIKRKLSDYLEGTFDEQRVLTEVAIFAEKADISEELTRIQSHVSQFIQALNTPDSVGRKLDFLVQELNREMNTIGAKANNGTIAQYVISMKAQLERIKEQVQNIE; encoded by the coding sequence ATGATAAAAAGTATGACTGGTTTTGGCCGCGGAAAAGCGGAAGTGGAAAATCGATCAGTAACAGTGGAAATGAAGTCTGTTAATCATCGTTTTTGTGAAATTGTTATCCGTATGCCAAGACAATTAATTGAAATTGAAGATAAAATAAAAAAAATCGTTCAAACATACATAAAACGTGGTAGAGTAGAAGTATTTGTTACTATTTCAGGTGAAGAAATGGCAAAAAAGAAACTGCAGACGGATTGGCAGCTGCTTGATGAATACATGAATGCGTTGCAGCAAGTAAAAGAAAAGCACGGGCTGTCACAATCTGTTCAAATTCAAGACATTTTACACATGCCTGAAGTGATGACAACTTATGAAGAAGAAGCTGATCAGACGAGTATTCATGGTGCAATCTTTGAAGCCGTTGAAGCTGCTGTTCATCAGTTAGTGGATATGCGGAAACGAGAGGGATCAGAGCTGTATCACGATTTAATGGGATACTTACAGGACATTCAAGACATTCGCGAAAAAATTACACAGCTTGCTCCTGAAGTTGCTGAACAATATCGCGAGCGTATTAAAAGAAAGCTGAGCGACTATTTAGAAGGTACTTTCGATGAGCAGCGAGTGCTGACTGAAGTAGCTATTTTTGCTGAAAAAGCAGATATTAGCGAAGAACTTACGCGAATTCAAAGTCATGTTTCACAATTTATTCAAGCATTAAATACACCTGATTCAGTAGGACGCAAGCTGGATTTTCTTGTTCAAGAGCTGAATCGTGAAATGAATACAATCGGTGCGAAGGCAAATAATGGTACTATTGCTCAGTATGTTATTAGTATGAAAGCACAACTAGAACGCATAAAAGAGCAGGTTCAAAATATTGAATAG
- the fmt gene encoding methionyl-tRNA formyltransferase has product MKVVFMGTPDFSVPVLQTLLKDGYEVVAVVTQPDRPKGRKRVLTPPPVKVEALKHEIPVLQPEKIRLEEEYQQVLAYEPDLIVTAAFGQILPTPILEAPKYGCINVHASLLPELRGGAPIHYSILQGKPKTGVTIMYMVEKLDAGDILTQVEVPIEERDHVGTLHDKLSAAGAKLLSETIPSLVKGEITPVKQNDGEATFASNIKREQEKIDWARTGEEIYNHIRGLHPWPVAYTTADGQVMKIWWGEKVSASGKPGTVLSLEEDGFVVATGNETAIKVTELQPAGKKRMDAAQYLRGTSVEVGTVLGDVNE; this is encoded by the coding sequence ATGAAAGTCGTATTTATGGGAACGCCGGATTTTTCAGTGCCGGTTTTACAAACATTACTTAAAGATGGATATGAAGTGGTCGCAGTGGTTACACAGCCGGACCGACCAAAAGGACGCAAGCGCGTATTAACACCTCCTCCTGTAAAAGTTGAGGCGTTAAAACATGAAATACCTGTACTGCAGCCAGAAAAGATTCGTTTAGAAGAAGAATATCAGCAAGTGTTAGCGTATGAGCCTGACCTAATTGTAACAGCGGCTTTTGGTCAAATTTTACCAACTCCTATTTTAGAAGCGCCTAAATACGGCTGTATTAACGTACATGCTTCTCTGTTACCTGAACTGCGCGGAGGCGCGCCGATTCACTATTCAATTCTACAAGGTAAGCCGAAAACTGGTGTTACAATTATGTATATGGTAGAAAAATTAGATGCAGGTGATATCTTAACACAGGTAGAAGTTCCGATTGAAGAACGTGATCACGTGGGCACACTTCACGATAAACTCAGCGCTGCTGGTGCAAAATTGCTTTCAGAAACCATTCCTTCTCTTGTGAAAGGTGAAATTACGCCGGTTAAACAAAACGATGGCGAAGCGACATTTGCTTCTAATATTAAGCGTGAACAAGAGAAAATTGATTGGGCCCGTACAGGAGAAGAAATTTATAATCATATCCGCGGACTTCATCCTTGGCCCGTTGCTTATACAACAGCAGACGGTCAAGTCATGAAAATTTGGTGGGGAGAGAAAGTATCCGCATCAGGCAAACCGGGTACCGTTTTATCACTTGAAGAGGACGGATTTGTAGTAGCAACTGGAAATGAAACAGCTATTAAAGTGACGGAACTTCAGCCGGCTGGAAAAAAACGTATGGATGCAGCGCAGTATTTACGAGGTACATCCGTTGAAGTCGGAACAGTATTAGGGGATGTCAATGAGTAA
- the gmk gene encoding guanylate kinase, with the protein MIERGLLIVLSGPSGVGKGTVRKALFEQEDIKLQYSISATTRKPREGEVDGVDYFFKPREEFERMIENKKLLEWAEYVGNYYGTPVDYVEQTLSEGKDVFLEIEVQGALQVKEAFPEGLFIFLAPPSLSELKSRIVNRGTETEDLINNRMRVAKEEIELMDAYDYVVENDKVENACARIRAIVTAEHCRRDRISARYKRMLEVE; encoded by the coding sequence ATGATTGAAAGAGGTTTATTAATTGTTCTTTCCGGACCATCAGGTGTTGGAAAAGGAACGGTACGAAAAGCATTGTTTGAGCAAGAAGACATTAAATTGCAGTATTCTATCTCTGCAACAACAAGGAAGCCCCGCGAAGGTGAAGTAGACGGCGTTGACTATTTCTTCAAACCACGCGAAGAGTTTGAGCGCATGATTGAAAACAAGAAATTATTAGAGTGGGCTGAATACGTAGGCAACTACTACGGTACCCCGGTTGATTATGTAGAACAAACGTTATCTGAAGGAAAAGACGTATTTCTAGAAATTGAAGTGCAAGGTGCTCTTCAAGTGAAAGAAGCATTTCCAGAAGGTTTGTTCATCTTCTTGGCACCGCCGAGTTTATCAGAGCTTAAAAGTCGTATCGTAAACCGCGGTACTGAAACAGAAGACTTAATCAATAACCGTATGCGCGTGGCAAAAGAAGAAATTGAACTTATGGACGCCTACGATTATGTTGTAGAAAATGACAAAGTAGAAAATGCTTGTGCTCGCATCCGTGCTATCGTAACGGCTGAACACTGCCGTCGTGATCGTATTTCTGCGCGCTATAAAAGAATGCTGGAGGTAGAATAA
- a CDS encoding DUF370 domain-containing protein, whose protein sequence is MSGKLVNVGFGNFISSNRIISVVHPESAPIKRIIQDAKDRGSLIDATQGRKTRSVIVMDSDHVILAPVQPETVSQRLINKEELLEG, encoded by the coding sequence ATGAGCGGTAAATTAGTGAACGTTGGATTTGGAAATTTTATTTCTTCTAATCGTATAATCTCTGTCGTTCATCCTGAATCAGCTCCAATCAAACGCATTATTCAAGATGCAAAAGATCGAGGCTCTTTAATAGATGCAACGCAAGGACGTAAAACACGATCTGTTATTGTTATGGATAGCGATCATGTTATTTTAGCTCCTGTACAGCCAGAAACTGTGTCGCAGCGACTTATAAACAAAGAAGAATTATTAGAAGGGTAG
- the priA gene encoding primosomal protein N' — MSVASVIVDVAAKQTDRAFDYAIPDKWKGIIVPGMRVVVPFGPRKVQGFVVALKEEAEVKRVKPIADLLDLTPVLTPELLEIGHWLTEKTLCFMISAFQVMLPAAMKAKYDKELSLLSKEAYEQLHEQVKPFFQSRSSLKWSEVEKTAAAPAFHRDIQKGLIEVVYVVKNKGNKKTTKGVKLNQSLEDIQQFMNELNKQAEKQKQVLAFMLERNEEVAIKEIAEDLQITSAPIKALINKGLLEETEIEIYRDPYQDRYFTPSKPFQLTDEQAEAIAPILQDIEENLHDVFLMYGVTGSGKTEVYLQSIDQVLKKGKEAIMLVPEISLTPQMVKRFKERFGSKVAVLHSGLSTGEKYDEWRKIQRKEVSVVVGARSAVFAPFENLGLLIIDEEHETSYKQEENPRYHARDVAIYRGQHHQCPVILGSATPTLESFARAQKGVYKLLTLKQRMNKSSMPSVDIVDMREELRSGNRSMFSTMLFEKMKNRLGKGEQIVLFLNKRGHSSFVMCRDCGYVPTCEHCEISLTYHRYQNKLKCHYCGHEEHVHTECPECHSEHIRFFGSGTQKVEEELTKVLPEARVVRMDVDTTSRKGAHEKLLNKFASGEAQILLGTQMIAKGLDFPNVTLVGVLTADTMLNLPDFRASEKTFQLLTQVSGRAGRHKLPGEVVIQTYTPEHYSIQLASQHDYDAFYKQEMEIRKMHKYPPFFYLALVTVSHENIAKVVSVTDKISQYLGQKLSPQTTILGPVASPIAKIKDRYRYQCMLKYKLEPSLIPLLKYILERYQAEMQKENLTITIDLNPYSMM; from the coding sequence ATGAGTGTAGCTAGTGTAATTGTGGACGTGGCTGCTAAACAAACAGATCGAGCTTTTGACTACGCCATTCCTGACAAATGGAAAGGAATTATTGTTCCGGGTATGCGAGTTGTCGTTCCGTTTGGTCCAAGAAAAGTTCAAGGGTTTGTGGTGGCTCTTAAAGAAGAGGCTGAAGTTAAGCGTGTTAAACCAATCGCTGACTTGCTTGATTTAACGCCGGTTCTGACTCCTGAACTGTTAGAGATTGGGCACTGGCTAACAGAAAAAACGCTTTGTTTTATGATATCGGCTTTTCAAGTCATGCTGCCTGCGGCGATGAAAGCAAAATATGATAAAGAACTGTCACTCCTTTCAAAAGAGGCATACGAACAGCTTCATGAGCAAGTCAAGCCGTTTTTTCAGTCAAGATCCTCGCTGAAGTGGAGTGAAGTGGAAAAAACAGCCGCTGCTCCTGCTTTTCACCGTGATATTCAAAAAGGTCTAATTGAAGTCGTCTACGTGGTGAAAAACAAAGGAAACAAAAAAACGACAAAAGGCGTAAAACTGAATCAAAGCCTTGAAGACATTCAACAGTTTATGAACGAGTTAAATAAGCAGGCAGAAAAGCAAAAGCAAGTGCTGGCTTTTATGCTCGAGCGAAATGAAGAAGTAGCCATAAAAGAAATAGCGGAAGATTTGCAGATTACCTCCGCTCCTATAAAAGCGCTGATTAACAAAGGACTCTTAGAGGAAACGGAAATTGAAATATACCGTGATCCTTATCAAGATCGATACTTTACACCGTCAAAGCCATTTCAATTGACCGATGAACAAGCTGAGGCAATCGCACCGATTCTGCAGGACATCGAAGAAAATCTTCACGATGTGTTTTTAATGTATGGAGTAACGGGAAGCGGAAAAACAGAAGTGTATCTCCAATCGATTGATCAAGTATTAAAAAAAGGAAAAGAAGCGATTATGCTTGTTCCGGAGATTTCACTTACCCCTCAGATGGTCAAGCGGTTTAAAGAGCGGTTCGGCTCAAAAGTTGCTGTGCTTCATAGCGGCTTGTCTACTGGAGAAAAATACGATGAATGGCGAAAAATTCAGCGAAAAGAAGTATCCGTTGTAGTAGGGGCCCGCTCTGCTGTATTTGCTCCATTTGAAAATTTGGGCCTTCTTATTATCGATGAAGAACATGAGACGAGTTATAAACAAGAAGAAAACCCCCGTTATCATGCCAGAGATGTAGCCATTTACCGAGGGCAGCATCATCAGTGTCCAGTCATTTTAGGAAGTGCAACACCAACGCTTGAGTCCTTTGCAAGAGCGCAAAAAGGTGTATATAAGCTACTGACGTTAAAGCAAAGAATGAATAAGTCATCGATGCCGTCGGTGGATATTGTTGATATGAGAGAGGAACTTCGCAGCGGCAATCGCTCTATGTTTTCAACTATGCTGTTTGAAAAGATGAAAAACCGTTTGGGAAAAGGAGAGCAAATCGTTTTATTTTTAAATAAAAGAGGCCATTCTTCTTTTGTTATGTGCAGGGACTGCGGTTACGTTCCGACATGTGAGCACTGTGAAATTTCACTAACGTATCACCGCTATCAAAATAAATTAAAATGCCATTACTGCGGACACGAAGAACATGTGCACACTGAGTGCCCGGAATGCCACAGCGAACATATCCGCTTTTTTGGATCTGGTACACAAAAAGTGGAAGAAGAATTAACAAAAGTGCTGCCTGAGGCTAGAGTCGTGCGAATGGATGTTGATACGACAAGCCGAAAAGGCGCGCATGAAAAGCTCCTGAACAAGTTTGCAAGTGGAGAAGCGCAAATTTTACTAGGGACCCAGATGATTGCCAAAGGGCTAGACTTTCCAAACGTCACGCTTGTAGGCGTTTTAACAGCAGATACGATGCTGAATTTACCTGACTTTCGTGCATCTGAAAAAACGTTTCAGCTTTTAACACAAGTAAGCGGAAGAGCAGGACGCCACAAGCTTCCAGGAGAAGTAGTGATTCAAACGTACACGCCTGAGCACTACAGCATTCAACTTGCGAGTCAGCATGATTACGATGCGTTTTATAAGCAGGAGATGGAAATTCGTAAAATGCATAAATATCCGCCTTTCTTTTACTTGGCGCTTGTAACGGTATCTCATGAAAATATTGCAAAAGTGGTGTCTGTTACAGACAAAATTTCGCAGTATCTGGGTCAGAAACTTTCGCCGCAAACAACAATCTTAGGGCCAGTCGCATCTCCCATTGCTAAGATAAAAGATAGATATCGCTATCAATGCATGTTAAAATACAAGCTGGAACCAAGCCTGATTCCGCTGTTGAAATATATATTAGAACGTTATCAAGCGGAAATGCAGAAGGAAAATTTAACGATTACAATTGATTTGAATCCATACTCGATGATGTAA
- the rlmN gene encoding 23S rRNA (adenine(2503)-C(2))-methyltransferase RlmN, with product MEEVAKRKAKAEEKTQKPSIYSLEMHDLENWLVEHGDKKFRAKQIFDWLYVKRVTDFDDMSNLSKGLREQLKDKFALTTLKTVVQQTSGDGTMKFLFELHDGYTIETVLMRHEYGNSVCVTTQVGCRIGCTFCASTLGGLKRNLEAGEIVAQVVKVQKALDEQGERVSSVVIMGIGEPFDNYDEMMRFLKTINSDDGLNIGARHITVSTSGIIPKIYKFADEKMQINFAISLHAPNNDIRSRLMPINRAYKLPDLMEAIKYYTDKTGRRISFEYGLFGGVNDQVEHAEELADLIKDVKCHVNLIPVNYVPERDYVRTPREQIFAFERTLKKRGVNVTIRREQGHDIDAACGQLRAKERKEETR from the coding sequence ATGGAAGAAGTAGCTAAAAGAAAAGCAAAAGCAGAAGAAAAAACGCAAAAACCATCTATTTATTCATTAGAAATGCACGACCTAGAAAATTGGTTAGTGGAACATGGTGATAAGAAGTTCCGTGCTAAACAAATTTTTGACTGGTTATATGTTAAACGCGTAACGGACTTTGACGATATGTCAAACTTATCTAAAGGATTACGTGAACAATTAAAAGACAAATTTGCATTAACGACATTAAAAACAGTTGTTCAGCAAACGTCTGGAGACGGCACGATGAAGTTTTTATTCGAACTCCATGACGGTTATACGATTGAAACGGTGCTTATGCGTCATGAATACGGAAATTCTGTCTGCGTAACAACTCAAGTTGGCTGTCGCATCGGCTGTACGTTCTGTGCGTCTACTCTTGGAGGTTTAAAGCGTAACTTAGAAGCTGGAGAAATCGTAGCGCAAGTAGTAAAAGTACAAAAAGCGCTAGATGAACAAGGAGAACGCGTGAGCTCTGTCGTAATTATGGGTATTGGGGAGCCATTTGATAACTATGATGAAATGATGCGCTTCTTAAAAACAATTAACAGTGATGATGGATTAAATATTGGTGCACGTCATATCACAGTATCGACAAGTGGAATCATTCCAAAAATCTATAAGTTTGCTGATGAAAAAATGCAAATCAATTTTGCGATTTCACTTCACGCTCCAAACAATGACATCCGCTCACGCTTAATGCCGATTAACCGCGCGTATAAACTTCCTGATTTGATGGAAGCCATTAAATATTATACGGATAAAACGGGAAGACGTATTAGCTTTGAGTATGGTCTATTCGGAGGAGTAAACGATCAAGTAGAGCATGCGGAGGAATTAGCGGATTTGATTAAAGACGTTAAATGTCACGTGAACTTGATTCCGGTAAACTATGTGCCTGAGCGTGATTATGTTCGTACACCGCGTGAACAGATTTTTGCATTTGAACGTACGCTTAAAAAGCGTGGCGTTAACGTGACTATTCGACGTGAGCAAGGTCATGACATCGATGCAGCTTGTGGCCAATTACGTGCGAAGGAGCGTAAAGAAGAGACGAGGTGA
- the rpoZ gene encoding DNA-directed RNA polymerase subunit omega, with amino-acid sequence MLYPSIDSLMEKLDSKYTLVTVAAKRARQLQLHNDTPIEKPVSYKFVGCALEEINAEQLSYKQGVAEEDSKHQ; translated from the coding sequence ATGCTTTATCCATCAATTGATTCCCTAATGGAAAAATTAGATTCTAAGTACACGCTTGTGACAGTAGCTGCAAAACGCGCTCGTCAATTACAGCTTCACAATGATACGCCGATTGAAAAGCCGGTTTCTTATAAGTTTGTAGGCTGTGCTTTAGAAGAAATTAATGCTGAACAATTAAGCTATAAGCAAGGTGTAGCAGAAGAAGATTCTAAACATCAGTAA
- the def gene encoding peptide deformylase, which translates to MAKLKLVYHPNEVLEQECEVVKNFDNKLAKLLNGMYDLMLEADGVGLAAPQVGVLQQVAVVDVDDRHGKIELINPVIIEQRGEQIGPEGCLSFPGLFGDVARADYVKVRAQNRKGKPYFIEAKGFLARAIQHEIDHLHGVLFTEKVTKYYEEDELEG; encoded by the coding sequence TTGGCTAAGCTTAAGCTTGTTTACCATCCTAATGAAGTACTTGAACAAGAGTGTGAAGTGGTTAAAAACTTTGATAATAAATTAGCGAAATTACTAAACGGCATGTATGATTTAATGCTTGAAGCAGACGGTGTGGGTCTAGCTGCTCCTCAAGTAGGAGTTCTGCAGCAAGTGGCAGTGGTAGACGTGGACGATCGACACGGTAAAATTGAGTTAATTAATCCGGTAATTATTGAGCAACGAGGCGAACAAATCGGTCCAGAAGGCTGCCTAAGTTTTCCGGGCCTTTTTGGTGACGTGGCTCGAGCTGATTATGTGAAAGTACGTGCGCAAAATCGTAAAGGGAAACCTTATTTTATAGAAGCAAAAGGTTTTTTAGCACGAGCCATTCAACATGAAATTGATCACTTACACGGTGTATTGTTCACGGAAAAAGTAACAAAGTATTACGAAGAGGATGAACTAGAAGGGTAG
- the rsmB gene encoding 16S rRNA (cytosine(967)-C(5))-methyltransferase RsmB codes for MSKYNVRDIALDILLAIEKNQAFSNLLLNNSIQKRGIQGKDAGLLTEIVYGTIQRRDTLDYGLAPFLKNPKKLQPWVRVLLRLSLYQMMYLDRVPDRAILHEAVEIAKKRGHKGIASMVNGVLRNIQRSGTPSLEEIQNPVERLAIETSHPVWLVKRWVEQYGLDKTRGICLANLMAPKQTIRVNSARFTQNEVKEALEKEGIVVEPGHFVEEALEVQKGNAAHTQAFREGMFTVQDESSMLVAHALGAEAEELILDSCAAPGGKSTHIAEQLKNSGRVISLDIHDHKVKLIAQQAERLHLTNIEPTVQDSRKAGEQFDKEMFDRILVDAPCSGFGVMRRKPDLKYTKTEQDVKQLARIQQDILNAVAPLLKKGGTLVYSTCTIDRDENGDVVAAFLADHADFQKDETLAARMPQRLKQNVKHGEIQLLPDAQSDGFYIACLQKKV; via the coding sequence ATGAGTAAGTACAACGTTCGAGACATAGCTTTAGATATTTTACTAGCTATTGAAAAAAATCAGGCATTCAGCAATCTATTGTTAAATAACAGTATACAAAAACGTGGTATTCAAGGGAAAGATGCAGGGCTGCTAACGGAAATTGTGTATGGAACGATTCAAAGACGTGATACGTTAGATTACGGGTTAGCCCCTTTCTTGAAAAATCCCAAAAAACTTCAGCCTTGGGTGCGAGTGCTGCTTCGTTTATCTCTTTATCAGATGATGTATTTAGATCGAGTACCTGACCGGGCAATCCTTCATGAAGCAGTAGAAATTGCTAAAAAACGTGGTCACAAAGGAATTGCCTCAATGGTAAACGGCGTTTTACGAAATATTCAGCGCAGCGGCACGCCTTCTTTAGAAGAAATACAAAATCCTGTGGAGCGCTTGGCAATTGAAACGAGTCATCCAGTATGGCTTGTAAAACGCTGGGTGGAACAATATGGATTGGACAAAACACGCGGAATCTGTTTAGCTAATTTAATGGCCCCTAAACAAACAATCCGAGTAAACAGTGCACGCTTTACGCAAAATGAAGTAAAAGAAGCGCTTGAAAAAGAAGGTATTGTTGTAGAACCAGGCCATTTTGTAGAAGAAGCGCTAGAAGTTCAAAAAGGAAATGCAGCTCATACACAAGCATTTCGTGAAGGAATGTTTACCGTTCAAGATGAAAGCTCTATGTTAGTAGCTCATGCGCTAGGTGCAGAAGCAGAAGAGCTGATTTTAGATAGCTGTGCTGCACCGGGAGGAAAATCAACTCATATTGCAGAGCAGCTTAAAAACAGTGGTAGAGTTATTTCCTTGGACATTCATGACCATAAAGTAAAGCTGATTGCCCAGCAGGCAGAGCGTCTGCATCTTACCAATATTGAGCCAACGGTTCAAGACAGCCGCAAAGCCGGTGAACAGTTTGATAAAGAAATGTTTGACCGCATTTTAGTAGATGCCCCGTGCTCAGGTTTTGGTGTGATGAGACGTAAACCTGATTTGAAATATACAAAAACTGAGCAGGATGTAAAGCAGCTGGCGCGTATTCAACAAGATATTTTAAATGCGGTTGCGCCTTTATTAAAAAAAGGTGGGACCCTCGTATATAGTACATGTACAATCGATCGGGATGAAAATGGGGATGTTGTAGCAGCATTTTTAGCAGATCATGCTGATTTTCAAAAAGACGAAACGCTTGCTGCACGCATGCCGCAAAGACTTAAACAAAACGTAAAACATGGTGAAATTCAATTGCTGCCAGATGCACAAAGCGATGGATTTTATATTGCATGTTTACAGAAGAAGGTGTAA